ATCACGCTTTCGCTGGCCACGGTGCTGTTCAACCAGATGTCCCACGCCTTCACCGAGGGAAACCTGAAGGCAGTACGGGACACCGTTTCCTCCGGCCTCCGCGCCATCGGTGTGGCAACCGTCTTCTGTTCCGCCGTGCTGGTGGTGCTGGCCGGTCCCCTGAGCATGTGGTTCAGCGGCGGATCCATTGCCTCCGCCGTGGTCCAGGGCCAGGTGCTGATGCTGCTGGCGATCAGTGCACCTTTCCTCAGCGCCACTTTCCTCATGAACCGTGCCTTTTACGCCGATGAGGACGGCAAGACACCGATGATCATGCAGATCATCCTGTCCGTTTTCGGCATCGCGCTGGCACTCGGTGCCGCCGCTCTTCCGCCCAACCGGATTGTCTTCGGTCTTGCCGTTGCATATTCGCTCGGCAATGTTGCCGGCGTGATCATCAGCCATATCTTCCTGACCCGGAAGCTGGGTTACTACGGAGCCGGCGAAATCTTCGATGTCCACGTCCGGCTGACGGTCGCGGCCCTGGGCAGCGCCGTCCTCGGATCAGCGGCGCTGGGACTGCTGGGCGGCTATTCCGCTGACGGTTTCGCCTGGTCGTCCCTCACCGGTTCGCTGGTGGCTTTGCTGGTCTGCGGATCGCTGATGGCCGGGTCCTACTTCTTCATGCTGCGTGCCCTGAAGGTGAAGGAGCTCGATGCCTTCCTCGCACCGATTCTGGCAAAGGTGCGCCGCTAGGCAGGCATGCCGCGCCCGGGAACCGGCGTTGCCTTCTGAAGGATTTCCCATTGCCCGCGGGTAGCATGGGTACAAAGCATGCGATGCAGTCTCGTCACGAATAATCAGCAGGTCAGTCCGCAGCAAAAATGAACGCAGTAATTTGCCGTTTCCATGGGAGGAACACGTGCCACAGCCGGTAGACGTTGGCTCAACGCTGGGAGGCCGCTACAAAGTGACCGCCTGGGTCCTGGCCTCTGCAGAAGATGATCTGGTCCTCGACGGCGTGGACCAGGTGCTGAACCGTGCGGTAAGCATCCTCCTGGCTGCACCCGAAAACACCTCCCAGGTCAGTGCCAGTGCCCGTGAAATTGCCACGGGTGAACGTGCCAGCAATGTGCAGGTCCTGGATCTCGGCGTGAGCGACGGCCGCACCTATCTGGTGACCAACAATGCAAATGCAGCGGATTTGCTGGACCTGGTCATTGAGCGGGACGCACCGTATGTTGAACCCTTCTTTACCGACACCCTCGGCTCCGAAATTTTCGGCATGCCCCGTTCGCGGGAACCAGAGAACGAGGAAGAGGACAGGTACGTCGAGGAACCTGCCGAACGTGCACCGCGCAAACCACTGATGTCCGGCCGTCCGCTGCCCAGGCTTCCCAAGTTTGGGCGAGGGGCTGCCGCGGCAGGAACCGGTGCCATGGTCTCCGGCGCCGAAGAAGCCGCCGCCGCACGCGACCTGGAGTTCGGCGAAGCCGAAGACGCTCCCGCAGAAGCAGCCACCGGTGCAGCCACGCTGCCGCCGCCGCCTTCCGCACGCCCCAAGGGTCCCCGCGTCCAGGAACGCGGCACGGCGCCGGCCACCGGCCAGACACCCAAAGTTTCACGCTGGACGGACACCGACTACTCCGAGGAAACCGCTTCCGACGACGATGACACCGCCGCGGGCAGCATGTCGGAGACAAATCATCCGGTGCAGGATTCCGGCCGCCGGCCCTCCAACTTCCCCAGGTCCGCCGTGGCTGCGACCGCCGCAGGATCCGGCAATGATTACAGTGAGAATTACCCGGACGACGGCGGCTACGACGAAGACGAGGATGACGCCCCGCCGCGCACCAACCGCACCATGGGGCGTGTCCTCGTGGGGACCCTCCTGACGCTGGTCCTGATCGTCGCCGTCGTCCTGTCCGTCAGCACCCTCGGCAGTCTCAAGGACCCCGATCCCCTGGCCGGCTCCGACACAACGCCTACGGCAGCCGCGCCGGAGCAGGCACCGGCCGCCGAAGCCCCTGCTGAGGAGCCCGCAGCCCCGGCTCCGGTACCTGCAGGGGTCAGCCGGCTTGTCCCCGCCAACCCCGCACTGGATGCTGAACATGACGGCGAACTTCCCCAGATCCTTGACGGCAATCCGGCAAGCTACTGGTCCAGCTACGAATACGCTAATGACACCTTCGGCGGGTACGCTCCCAACCTGGCCCTCGTCGTCGAGCTGGAGGAGGAATCCGCGATCAACAAGATCGACATCACCCAGCTCAACGGCACCGGCGGCAGCTTCTCCGTGCTGCTCAACGATTCTCCGACTCTGGACGGTGCCGTCACCGTAGCCGAGACCGGGTTCACCGGCCCGACCACCAGCATTCCGGTACCCAAGACGAATGGTGAAACAGCCACCGCACAGTACGTGATTGTGAACTTCACGCAGCTGCCGCGCCTGACCGGGGTGCAGACCGCCTTTCCGTGGGGCCTGCGGATCGCCGAAATCGGCGTCTCCTAACCCCGGCATCGTCACGGATCGGGCCGGGAGGCACCCGGCCCGCTCTCCTGACATGTGCGGGACGCGCTGCCCGGAATAAGCTGGAGCCTGGAACGGTTGTGCCCAGTGATCCCGGAGTAAGCACACAGAACATGATTCGTCAGGACTACTGCAGGATCGCTGAAGTTTTCAACAGGAAGAGGAACACCTAACCGTGAGCATCGAAACCCCCGCAGCCGCCGACGGCGTACGCGACGTCATCATTGTCGGTTCCGGTCCGTCCGGTTACACCGCCGCCGTTTACACGGCGCGCGCCAACCTCAAGCCGCTGCTGATTGCCAGCTCGGTTACCGCCGGCGGTGAGCTGATGAACACCACGGACGTGGAGAATTTCCCCGGCTTCCCCGAAGGCGTCATGGGTCCGGACCTGATGGCCCAGTTCGAGAAGCAGGCAGCGCGCTTCGGTACGGAAATCCTTTTTGAGGACGTCACCTCCCTGGAGCTCGACGGCGACATCAAGAAGGTCACCATCGGCACCGGCGAAACCTTCCTGGCGCGGGCCGTCATCATCTCCACCGGCTCCGCCTACCGCGAGCTGGGCCTTGAGGACGAGAAGCGCCTGTCCGGCCGCGGCGTCAGCTGGTGTGCCACCTGCGACGGTTTCTTCTTCAAGGGCCAGGACATCGCCGTCATCGGCGGCGGCGATTCCGCTCTGGAAGAGGCCCTGTTCCTGACGAAGTTTGCCTCCAGCGTGACCGTGGTACACCGCCGCTCCACTCTGCGTGCGTCCAAGATCATGCAGGACCGCGCCCTGTCCCACGAGAAGATCCGCTTTGTCTGGGATTCGGAAGTGGCTGGCATCCACGGTGAAGACAAGGTCACCGGTCTGCGCCTGCGCAGCACGGTGGACGGCTCCGAGTCCGACCTGGCCGTCACCGGCGTCTTCGTCGCCATCGGCAACGACCCGCGGACCGACCTCGTCAAGGACCAGCTGGAGCTGACCAGCGAAGGCACCATCGCCGTCGCCGGCCGCACCTCCAAGACCTCCCTGCCCGGCGTGTTCGCCGCCGGCGACGTCATTGACCCCACCTACCGCCAGGCGATCACCGCTTCGGGTTCGGGCTGCGTGGCTGCCATCGACGTTGAGCATTACCTGGCTGACCTGGGCGATTCGGTGGCCACCGCAGCCGAAGTGCCCACCCCGCCGGCTGAAGCCGTATCCGAACACGCCGCCCTCTAAGTTCGCAGAAATCTGTAAGGAGCACCACATGAGCAACGCTAAAGATGTCACCGACGCTTCCTTCGGCGCCGACGTCCTCACCGCCGACAAGCCCGTCATCGTTGACTTCTGGGCAGAGTGGTGCGGCCCGTGCCGCATGCTCTCCCCCATCCTCGACGACATTGCCGCGCAGTACGCGGACAAGGTGGACGTCGTGAAGGTGAACGTGGATGACAACCCCGCCATCGCCGCCAAGTACGGCATCACGTCCATTCCCGCTGTCTACGTATTCCAGGGCGGTGAAGTGGCTGCCACGTCCATCGGCGCCAAGCCCAAGCAGGTCCTGGAACAGGAATTTGCGGCCTTCCTGAAGTAAGTCACCAACCATGCACCCGGCAGGAGAAACCCTGCGGAGAATGGACGCCGGCCGGCGTGTCAGGGCGCTTCGCGAAGCGCTGCTGAGCGCCGGCATCTCCATGTCCTATTTGGCTCCGGACTCCGTCAACAACCCCGATCTCTTTGACGATCACGTGGACGCCGCCGTCCGTTCCTTCCAGCAAAGCCGCGGGCTCATCGTGGACGGCGTGGCCGGACCCGACACCCTGCGTGCCCTGGCTGAAGCGCAGTTCCGCTTCGGGGACCGCGTCTTGGCCCTGGTCGAAGGCCAGCAGCCAATACGGGGCGATGACGTTGCAGAACTCCAGCGGCACCTCTCGCACCTGGGGTTCTACTACGGCCACATCGACGGCGAATTCAACGTCCGTACCCGTTATGCCGTTGCCGAGCTGCAGAACAACCTTGGCATTCCCGGCACCGGCGTCTGCGACCAGGACACTATTCGAGCCATGGCCCGGGTTAACCGCGCCATCACGCCCAGCCAGGCATTTGCCCTGCGTGACTATGAGCGGCTGGACCGTTCCACCGCTGCGCTGCGCGGCCGTTTGATCGCCCTCAGCACCGGAAGCTCCGAGCTGGCCTCGCCCCACGCCGTCGACCGGCTGACATCCCGGCCACTGACCGAAGCCATGGTTGCCGCCGACATCGGGCAGCGCGTGGAGCGTATTCTGCGCGAGTTCGGTGCCGGAGTTGTTTCCCGTGCCTCCGCCTTCGCCGGGGTGGACGGCGGCGGCGAGAGGGTCCCCAGCCTCAGCCTGGATCTCCACTGTGACTGGCTGGACCAGCAGGCAGCTTCCGGAATCGCCGCCTTTTACTGGGGCTTGCCCGGAACCGGTGAAGCACGATCACCCATCGGTCACCGCGCCGCCATCCTGCTGATGAAGGAACTGGCCGCCCGGACCGGTATGGACAGCCTGGGCGTCCACGGCCGCACGTGGGACACCCTCAAACTCTCCGGAATCCCCTCCGTCGGCCTGGACCTTGGTTACCTCAGCAACCGCGGCGACGCGGAACGGCTGGCAGATCCGGTTTTCCGGCAAACGGTGGCCGATTCCATCGTTATCGGCATTCAGCGCCTCTACCTGCTCGAAGAAGAGGACCAGCCCACGGGCACCTTGGCTCTGGACGATGTGTTCCGTTTTAATCCGGCGGAAGTTCCGGAGGAACGGCGCGTAGCCGGACTCTAACAGGCATCCACCGCACAATACGACGGCGGCGTCCCCCTTCGCGGGGGACGTCGCCGTCGTTGTTTAGGCGGCTACTGGCAAGTGCCCGGCTTAGGAGGTGCCGGCTGTAGATCCCATAGTCGGTACCCATGCCGTTGCGAAGCCAACCAATTAACGCGTCGGCAGCGTGGTGAAAAGTATCCTCGCGAAAAGCCCCTGTTCGTTCGAACTGGACGTTGCAGTGGTGGGCATGGGCTACGTCGGGCTGCCGACTTCCCTGGCTTTCCGGAGGCCGTCTACCGGGTGATGGGGATCGACATCAACTCCCGCCGGCTGCAGGCCATTCAGGGCGCGCGTGCCGACCTGCTCGAAGGCGACCGCGACCGTTCGGACCGTGCGTTGGAGGACCCGGCGTTTGATCTGACGTGCGATCCGCCGCGGCTCTCCAGCGCCGCTGCTGTTGTCGTGGCCGTCCCCACGCCGGTCGACACATGTCTGGTGCCGGACTTTTCCATCCTGCGCAGCGCCTGCAGCACGGTGGTGGAACACGCCGTTCCGCGCCAGTTGCTCGTCCTGACGTCATCAACCTACGTGGGCAGC
This genomic interval from Arthrobacter sunyaminii contains the following:
- a CDS encoding ABC transporter substrate-binding protein: MPQPVDVGSTLGGRYKVTAWVLASAEDDLVLDGVDQVLNRAVSILLAAPENTSQVSASAREIATGERASNVQVLDLGVSDGRTYLVTNNANAADLLDLVIERDAPYVEPFFTDTLGSEIFGMPRSREPENEEEDRYVEEPAERAPRKPLMSGRPLPRLPKFGRGAAAAGTGAMVSGAEEAAAARDLEFGEAEDAPAEAATGAATLPPPPSARPKGPRVQERGTAPATGQTPKVSRWTDTDYSEETASDDDDTAAGSMSETNHPVQDSGRRPSNFPRSAVAATAAGSGNDYSENYPDDGGYDEDEDDAPPRTNRTMGRVLVGTLLTLVLIVAVVLSVSTLGSLKDPDPLAGSDTTPTAAAPEQAPAAEAPAEEPAAPAPVPAGVSRLVPANPALDAEHDGELPQILDGNPASYWSSYEYANDTFGGYAPNLALVVELEEESAINKIDITQLNGTGGSFSVLLNDSPTLDGAVTVAETGFTGPTTSIPVPKTNGETATAQYVIVNFTQLPRLTGVQTAFPWGLRIAEIGVS
- the trxB gene encoding thioredoxin-disulfide reductase, with protein sequence METPAAADGVRDVIIVGSGPSGYTAAVYTARANLKPLLIASSVTAGGELMNTTDVENFPGFPEGVMGPDLMAQFEKQAARFGTEILFEDVTSLELDGDIKKVTIGTGETFLARAVIISTGSAYRELGLEDEKRLSGRGVSWCATCDGFFFKGQDIAVIGGGDSALEEALFLTKFASSVTVVHRRSTLRASKIMQDRALSHEKIRFVWDSEVAGIHGEDKVTGLRLRSTVDGSESDLAVTGVFVAIGNDPRTDLVKDQLELTSEGTIAVAGRTSKTSLPGVFAAGDVIDPTYRQAITASGSGCVAAIDVEHYLADLGDSVATAAEVPTPPAEAVSEHAAL
- the trxA gene encoding thioredoxin; the encoded protein is MSNAKDVTDASFGADVLTADKPVIVDFWAEWCGPCRMLSPILDDIAAQYADKVDVVKVNVDDNPAIAAKYGITSIPAVYVFQGGEVAATSIGAKPKQVLEQEFAAFLK
- a CDS encoding peptidoglycan-binding protein encodes the protein MHPAGETLRRMDAGRRVRALREALLSAGISMSYLAPDSVNNPDLFDDHVDAAVRSFQQSRGLIVDGVAGPDTLRALAEAQFRFGDRVLALVEGQQPIRGDDVAELQRHLSHLGFYYGHIDGEFNVRTRYAVAELQNNLGIPGTGVCDQDTIRAMARVNRAITPSQAFALRDYERLDRSTAALRGRLIALSTGSSELASPHAVDRLTSRPLTEAMVAADIGQRVERILREFGAGVVSRASAFAGVDGGGERVPSLSLDLHCDWLDQQAASGIAAFYWGLPGTGEARSPIGHRAAILLMKELAARTGMDSLGVHGRTWDTLKLSGIPSVGLDLGYLSNRGDAERLADPVFRQTVADSIVIGIQRLYLLEEEDQPTGTLALDDVFRFNPAEVPEERRVAGL